The following coding sequences are from one Archocentrus centrarchus isolate MPI-CPG fArcCen1 chromosome 4, fArcCen1, whole genome shotgun sequence window:
- the LOC115779509 gene encoding vitellogenin-like, whose product MRVVVLALTLAFVAGDLQHEDPICEAGKTYVYKYEALLLGGLLEKGSARAGLNIRSKVIINAIDQNTYFIKLEEPELQECSGIWPQDPCIPATELTSALRAELTTPIKFEYVRGIVGKIFAPETVSTTVLNIYRGILNAFQLNIKKTLNIYELQEAGTQGVCKTLYSITEDTEAQRVYLRKTRDMNHCQERITKDVGLAYTEKCEKCQQDTRNLRRVSSYNYIMKPLDNGIQINEVVVHELIQFSPFSEMHGAADMETKQSLVLLEVRKTPFAPTTPPSKARYSHRGNLTYEFSAELLQLPIQLLNINNVESQLEETLNQLAKQAVERAHEDAPLKYLKFIQLLRAASSGTLENLWSKHSATSAHRKWILEAIPAIGTPYALRFIKEKYLAERITVFEAVQALITSFHMVTANTETFEVAESLMKESKILGNPVLRRIVFLGYGTMVYRHCYEIASCSAELIKPIQDLLAQALKDENTKDIILLVKALGNAAHPSSLKTITKILPLHSKLGASLPVRVHAEAMMALNNIAKKEPKMVQHLAFQLYGDKTLHPEIRMLACIVLFETRPSMSLMSAVVHIVKKDRNLQVASFTYSHLKSLTRSVVDTSVAAACKVALRMLGPNLDKPGSRFSKAIHVDAYNSPFMLGAAASAYYINDAATIMPKSIAAKTKAFFAGAAADILEVGVRTEGLQEAFLKNPTVFDSTDRIARMKHVIRTLSQWKAASNSKIQTSIYVKFFGQEVAFADFDKERFDGIFEAIIARNNVDVFSRDIFKALLSGPSFHFVKPLLATEVRRIMPTVAGFPMELGLYTAAVAVVAGQIKVTTTPPLPEGFHLRHLLKMDIQISTKVTPSVAVNTFAVIGVNTAILQAALVSRAKLYSTMPANTEATFNINEGYLNVSALPVSVPENITAVDIETFAVVRDSASGEKITPIIPAIPKEILISNITSSNSASESRSSEIISQHQEVGTHKSKVVKSKKKYCAQVVNAGLKACFKIDTAYVGDAAVYKLAGRHSAAFSVKPIEGEAAERLELEFQLGRKAEQKIIKHIDLREEETPEETTVLVKLHKILAPTQKNSTISSSSSSSSSSSRLHVRSSSSSSSSSSHSRSKATDAAPQQILLPKKHYRSSSSNSNRSRSSRSSSSKSRSSSSSSSSRSRSSSSSRSRSSSSSRSRSSSNRSRSSSSSSTSRSNSSTSERRSSSISNKFSFSTSVSTSKSSLASSFASLFSLSSGSSHYSMRPKKESKEKHKKKHEKPHHTSKAARSEGFRSRNSGSSLDAIQQKKRFLGNEGIIFGMIFRAVKDDKKKQGYQATAYLDKTTNRLQIILADIAPDNNWRLCADGAALSMHKVKAKINWGAECNQYDTAITTETGLVGPNPAARLKVDWNRLPSDLKHNAKIIYKRISAYMSTDLIQEKDKNSDKQLSFTVVATSDRILDLIWKTPRSTVSKRALRLPITLPLNEIKLLTSFSDVSGKVKYLFTAAGAAECSFTSKTLTTFNNKKLKSEMPSYCYQVLAQDATDELKFIVLLKKDHTDQNQISVKVGHIDIDLYLKNTNVIVTVNGIEIPTSNLPYHYPRAEILIKQTGEGISVYAASYGLHEVYFDKMSWRIKVVDWMRGKTCGLCGKADGETRQEYHTPTGRIASTAVSFAHSWILLAENCRDTTECRMRHESVQLERQVNTQAQESKCYSVEPVLRCLPGCFPVHTTNVTVGFHCLPADSIPSGPDTMSNMYVKSVDLMETTEGHLACSCTTQCA is encoded by the exons ATGAGAGTGGTTGTGCTCGCCCTGACTCTGGCCTTTGTGG CTGGTGATCTTCAACATGAAG ATCCTATTTGTGAAGCTGGTAAAACTTATGTGTACAAGTATGAGGCACTGCTCCTGGGCGGCCTGCTAGAGAAAGGTTCAGCAAGAGCTGGACTAAATATCAGGAGCAAAGTTATCATCAATGCTATAGACCAAAACACATACTTCATCAAG CTCGAGGAACCTGAGCTCCAAGAGTGCAGTGGAATTTGGCCTCAGGATCCTTGCATCCCAGCAACTGAGCTGACTTCAGCTCTGCGAGCTGAGCTCACGACTCCCATCAAGTTCGAATATGTCAGGGGTATTGTTGGAAAAATCTTTGCCCCCGAAACAGTCTCAACAACAGTGCTCAACATATACAGAGGTATCCTGAATGCCTTTCAGCTCAACATCAAAAAGACACTAAACATCTATGAGTTGCAGGAG GCTGGAACTCAGGGTGTGTGCAAGACACTTTATTCTATCACTGAAGACACAGAGGCTCAACGCGTCTATCTGAGAAAGACCAGGGACATGAACCACTGCCAAGAAAGAATAACTAAAGACGTGGGGTTAGCATACACAGAGAAATGTGAAAAGTGCCAGCAG GACACTAGAAACCTGAGAAGAGTTTCATCATATAATTACATCATGAAGCCACTTGATAATGGCATCCAGATCAACGAGGTAGTAGTCCATGAGCTGATCCAGTTCTCACCTTTCAGCGAGATGCATGGAGCTGCTGATATGGAGACCAA GCAATCCTTAGTGCTCCTTGAGGTTCGAAAAACCCCTTTTGCACCCACTACACCACCATCCAAGGCTCGGTATTCACACCGTGGAAATCTCACGTATGAATTCTCCGCTGAGCTTCTTCAGCTGCCCATTCAGCTCCTCAATATCAACAATGTAGAGTCTCAG CTTGAGGAGACTCTGAATCAGCTGGCCAAACAGGCTGTTGAAAGAGCTCACGAGGATGCCCCTCTGAAATATTTGAAATTCATCCAACTCCTTCGCGCAGCCTCCAGTGGAACTCTGGAGAACCTCTGGAGCAAACACTCGGCGACTTCAGCCCACAG AAAATGGATCCTGGAGGCCATCCCTGCTATTGGAACGCCTTATGCTTTGAGATTTATCAAGGAGAAATATCTGGCTGAAAGAATAACTGTGTTTGAAGCTGTTCAGGCTTTGATTACTTCTTTTCACATGGTGACAGCAAACACTGAGACCTTTGAGGTGGCTGAG AGCCTAATGAAGGAAAGCAAAATACTGGGCAACCCAGTCCTGCGAAGGATTGTATTCCTTGGCTATGGTACCATGGTTTACAGACACTGTTATGAGATTGCTTCCTGTTCTGCTGAACTCATAAAG CCCATTCAGGACCTTCTTGCACAGGCTCTGAAAGATGAAAACACAAAGGACATCATCCTGCTTGTGAAGGCTTTGGGAAATGCTGCACATCCTTCTAGCCTAAAGACAATCACAAAAATACTACCCCTACATAGTAAATTAGGTGCATCTCTGCCAGTGAGAGTTCATGCTGAAGCCATGATGGCCCTGAATAACATCGCCAAAAAGGAGCCTAAAATG GTCCAGCATTTAGCTTTTCAGCTCTACGGGGACAAGACTCTTCATCCTGAGATCCGCATGCTTGCGTGCATTGTGCTCTTTGAGACAAGACCTTCAATGAGTTTGATGTCAGCTGTTGTTCATATCGTGAAGAAAGATAGAAATTTACAGGTAGCAAGTTTCACCTATTCCCACCTGAAGTCTCTGACTAGGAGCGTCGTTGATACCTCAGT TGCTGCAGCTTGCAAAGTCGCCCTAAGGATGTTGGGCCCAAACCTGGACAAACCGGGTTCACGTTTCAGCAAAGCTATCCATGTTGATGCCTACAACA GTCCCTTTATGCTTGGTGCTGCTGCATCCGCTTACTACATCAATGATGCTGCCACCATTATGCCCAAATCGATTGCAGCTAAAACCAAGGCTTTCtttgctggagctgctgctgacattCTTGAg GTTGGAGTAAGAACTGAGGGACTGCAGGAGGCTTTTCTGAAAAACCCTACAGTTTTTGATAGCACTGATAGGATCGCCAGGATGAAGCATGTCATTAGGACT CTCTCTCAATGGAAGGCTGCAAGCAACAGCAAAATCCAAACTTCCATCTATGTCAAGTTCTTTGGACAAGAAGTTGCCTTTGCTGACTTTGACAAAGAGCGCTTTGATGGCATTTTTGAG GCTATCATTGCCAGAAACAATGTTGACGTGTTTAGCAGAGACATTTTCAAGGCTCTGCTGTCTGGTCCTTCCTTCCACTTTGTTAAGCCTCTGCTGGCTACTGAGGTGCGACGCATCATGCCTACTGTAGCTGGTTTTCCAATGGAGCTTGGTCTGTacactgctgctgtggctgttgTTGCTGGACAAA tCAAAGTCACCACAACGCCACCTCTGCCAGAAGGCTTTCATCTCAGACACCTTCTCAAGATGGACATACAGATCAGTACCAAAGTTACACCGAG TGTTGCTGTGAACACATTTGCTGTGATTGGGGTAAACACTGCCATACTCCAGGCTGCCCTGGTATCAAGAGCTAAACTCTACTCCACCATGCCGGCCAACACTGAAGCCACATTTAACATCAATGAGGGCTACTTAAATGTCAGCGCTCTTCCTGTTTCAGTGCCTGAAAACATTACAGCCGTGGA TATTGAGACTTTTGCTGTGGTAAGAGATTCTGCTTCTGGAGAAAAAATCACTCCGATCATTCCTGCCATCCCAAAAGAGATTCTTATATCTAACATTACATCTTCTAATTCTGCTAGTGAG TCAAGATCTTCTGAGATCATTTCTCAGCATCAGGAAGTTGGCACGCACAAATCAAAAGTGGTGAAGAGTAAGAAGAAGTACTGTGCTCAGGTTGTTAATGCTGGACTGAAGGCCTGTTTCAAGATTGACACTGCTTACGTGGGGGATGCTGCGGTGTATAAACTAGCTGGAAGGcactctgctgctttttctgtCAAACCAA TTGAAGGTGAAGCTGCTGAGAGACTGGAATTAGAGTTTCAACTTGGACGTAAGGCTGAACAGAAGATCATTAAACACATTGATCTTAGAGAAGAAGAAACGCCAGAGGAAACAACAGTGTTAGTGAAACTCCACAAAATCCTAGCCCCTACTCAGAAGAATAGCACCatatcctcctcctcttcctccagttCCAGCAGCTCTCGCCTTCATGTCAGATCCTCTTCTTCCAGTTCCAGCTCTTCATCTCATTCCAGAAGCAAGGCCACTGATGCAGCTCCTCAACAAATCCTGCTCCCGAAGAAGCAttacagaagcagcagcagcaacagcaacagaagtaggagcagcagaagcagcagcagcaagagcaggagcagcagcagcagcagcagcagcaggagcagaagcagcagcagcagcaggagcagaagcagcagcagcagcaggagcagaagcagcagcaacaggagcagaagcagcagcagcagcagtacaaGTAGAAGTAACAGCAGCACAAgtgaaagaagaagcagcagcatcagcaacaAGTTCAGTTTCTCTACATCTGTCAGCACTTCCAAGTCCTCCCTTGCATCGAGCTTTGCATCACTCTTCAGTCTTAGTTCAGGTTCTTCTCACTATAGTATGCGACCCAAAAAG GAGTCCAAggagaaacacaagaaaaaacacGAGAAGCCG CATCACACCTCTAAAGCCGCACGGTCGGAGGGTTTCAGAAGCAGAAACAGTGGCTCAAGCTTGGATGCGATCCAACAAAAG AAAAGGTTCCTTGGCAATGAAGGTATTATCTTTGGCATGATCTTCCGTGCTGTTAAAGATGACAAGAAGAAGCAGGGATACCAAGCCACTGCCTACTTGGACAAAACTACCAACAGACTTCAAATAATTCTAGCTGACATTGCTCCTGATAACAACTGGAGGCTCTGTGCTGATGGAGCCGCGTTGAGCATGCACAAAGTCAAA GCTAAAATCAACTGGGGAGCAGAATGCAACCAATATGACACTGCGATTACAACTGAAACTGGTCTTGTCGGCCCAAACCCTGCAGCTCGCCTCAAAGTGGACTGGAATCGGCTACCTTCTGATCTTAAGCACAATGCAAAAAT CATCTATAAGCGCATTTCTGCTTACATGTCTACTGACTTGATTCaagaaaaggacaaaaacagcGACAAGCAGCTCTCATTTACTGTGGTTGCAACATCTGACAGGATCCTCGACCTGATCTGGAAAACACCGAGA AGTACAGTCTCTAAGCGGGCTTTGCGTCTTCCCATCACTTTGCCACTTAATGAGATTAAGCTTCTTACTTCCTTCAGTGACGTCTCTGGAAAAGTCAAGTACTTATTTACTGCAGCTGGTGCAG cTGAATGTAGCTTCACCAGCAAAAcactgacaacattcaacaACAAGAAATTAAAGAGCGAGATGCCCTCCTACTGCTACCAGGTTTTGGCACAGGATGCCACAGATGAGCTGAAATTCATTGTTCTACTAAAGAAGGATCACACTGACCAGAACCAAATCAGTGTGAAAGTTGGTCACAT AGACATTGACCTCTACCTGAAGAACACCAACGTGATTGTGACTGTGAATGGAATAGAAATTCCCACCAGTAACCTGCCATACCATTATCCCAGAG CTGAAATCCTGATCAAACAAACTGGTGAAGGCATCTCCGTGTATGCAGCTAGCTATGGTCTTCATGAAGTCTACTTTGACAAGATGTCATGGAGG ATTAAAGTTGTGGACTGGATGAGGGGGAAGACTTGTGGTCTCTGTGGAAAGGCTGATGGGGAGACCAGGCAGGAATATCACACACCCACTGGACGGATAGCCTCGACCGCAGTCAGCTTTGCTCATTCCTGGATTCTTCTAGCTGAGAATTGCAGAGACACCACTG AGTGCCGAATGAGGCATGAATCTGTGCAGCTAGAGAGGCAAGTAAACACGCAAGCTCAGGAGTCCAAGTGCTACTCTGTTGAGCCTGTACTGCGCTGCTTGCCTGGGTGCTTCCCTGTGCACACCACCAACGTCACTGTTGGCTTCCACTGCCTGCCTGCTG ATTCTATCCCGAGTGGCCCTGATACTATGAGCAACATGTATGTTAAGAGTGTGGACCTGATGGAAACTACAGAGGGTCACCTTGCCTGCAGCTGCACTACTCAGTGTGCTTAA
- the LOC115779545 gene encoding afadin- and alpha-actinin-binding protein-like isoform X2 — protein sequence MPESSLVKDVRSSSVECRASPLRQFSQSSLLLHRNSYMLGNFCTEHNAQECLSHINQEMSSLGLPPVWTELGESTGLNIVAVLNCMYDLIQLHHRSLRTLENMEVEQLKSSSSIDHLQLTITRLKEQLELSKRENTGLLERERQLQLKVKSLQNCLKNEKEEVQKLQNVIASRASQYNHEMKRKERDFNKLKERLNQLLVDKKEKKQAIDVLNNIGRADGKRSLWKTEKTEAKHEGEMYKTLLSDYDTRQRELVLENAELSKVLQQMKKDMVSILSSRKPALKEDKHEHSGIQATSEEEEEEVFDSSKESVELYCLHAREKLTNSIRLQWRRLKSHVERLDSQVSLVQTVESKNTDAVLQETHEEEMDRLKLEIQQCKDFIQTQQQLLQQQLSSPCDEETASLLNNCYMLQEKERLREEWKTLEEQRKIFERERRNFTEAAIRLSHERKAFEEDRATWLKHQFLNLSPFADSKKTPLLKSKSAFLISETEAAASLGPEKLIKCHSDTASPTPGCVPLTSPSTADLYHTLCLIPENSSLQPKRNCERVEESSVFCGDFSVQHQQRENSEDHNSHTISQEKNSSI from the exons ATGCCAGAGTCTTCCCTGG tCAAGGACGTTCGCAGTAGCTCTGTTGAATGTAGAGCATCCCCCTTGAGACAGTTTAGCCAatcatcactgctgctgcacAGGAACTCCTACATGCTCGGTAACTTCTGCACAGAGCACAATGCGCAAGAATGTCTATCACACATCAATCAG GAAATGTCATCTCTTGGGCTTCCACCAGTTTGGACAGAGTTGGGCGAAAGCACAGGGCTGAATATTGTGGCTGTGCTAAATTGCATGTACGACCTGATTCAGCTGCACCACAGGAGCCTCAGAACACTGGAAAACATGGAAGTGGAGCAGCTTAAGTCTAGCAGCAGTATTGACCACCTGCAGCTCACCATCACTCGTCTAAAG gagcAGCTTGAACTCTCTAAAAGAGAAAACACGGGACTTCTTGAGAGAGAACGCCAGCTACAGCTGAAAGTGAAAAGTTTGCAGAATTGTCTGaagaatgaaaaagaagag GTGCAAAAACTTCAGAACGTTATTGCAAGCCGGGCCAGTCAGTACAATCATGAgatgaaaaggaaggaaagagaCTTTAATAAACTGAAGGAACGACTGAATCAACTGCTGGTTgacaaaaaggagaagaaacagG CCATTGATGTATTAAACAACATTGGGAGAGCTGATGGGAAGAGAAGCCTTTGGAAAACTGAAAAGACAGAAGCAAA GCACGAAGGGGAAATGTATAAGACTCTGCTGAGCGACTATGACACTCGACAGAGGGAGCTTGTGCTGGAAAATGCAGAGTTGAGCAAAGTgttgcagcagatgaaaaaAGACATGGTGTCCATTCTGAGTTCAAGAAAACCAGCTCTGAAAGaagacaaacatgaacacagtGGCATACAG GCCAcatcagaggaggaagaggaagaagtgttTGATTCCAGTAAGGAAAGTGTAGAGCTTTATTGCCTTCATGCCCGGGAGAAACTGACCAACAGTATTCGGCTCCAGTGGAGAAGACTTAAGAGCCACGTTGAAAGACTGGACAGCCAAG TATCCTTGGTTCAGACGGTGGAGAGTAAAAACACTGATGCTGTTCTGCAAGAGACTCACGAGGAAGAGATGGACAGACTAAAGCTGGAGATCCAGCAGTGCAAAGACTTCattcaaacacagcagcagctcctaCAG CAGCAGCTCAGCTCTCCATGCGATGAGGAAACTGCATCCCTGCTAAACAATTGCTACATGCTTCAAGAGAAGGAGCGCCTCAGGGAGGAGTGGAAGACCCTCGAGGAGCAAAGGAAAATCTTTGAGCGGGAGAGGAGGAATTTCACAGAAGCTGCCATCAGACTGAGCCATGAg AGGAAGGCCTTCGAGGAGGATCGAGCAACATGGCTCAAGCACCAGTTTTTAAACTTGAGTCCATTTGCAGACTCAAAGAAAACCCCCTTGTTAAAGTCTAAGAGTGCCTTTTTGATAT ctgaaacagaggCAGCTGCATCACTGGGTCCAGAAAAGCTCATCAAATGCCATTCAGACACAGCCTCCCCCACACCCGGATGTGTCCCGCTCACATCTCCTTCCACAGCTGACCTGTATCACACGCTTTGCCTTATCCCAGAAAACAG CTCTTTGCAACCGAAGAGAAACTGTGAACGTGTGGAGGAATCGAGCGTTTTTTGTGGAGATTTTTCAGTCCAGCACCAACAGCGGGAAAACAGCGAGGACCACAACAGCCACACGATCTCACAGGAGAAGAACAGCTCCATCTGA
- the LOC115779545 gene encoding afadin- and alpha-actinin-binding protein-like isoform X3 gives MPESSLVKDVRSSSVECRASPLRQFSQSSLLLHRNSYMLGNFCTEHNAQECLSHINQEMSSLGLPPVWTELGESTGLNIVAVLNCMYDLIQLHHRSLRTLENMEVEQLKSSSSIDHLQLTITRLKEQLELSKRENTGLLERERQLQLKVKSLQNCLKNEKEEVQKLQNVIASRASQYNHEMKRKERDFNKLKERLNQLLVDKKEKKQAIDVLNNIGRADGKRSLWKTEKTEAKHEGEMYKTLLSDYDTRQRELVLENAELSKVLQQMKKDMVSILSSRKPALKEDKHEHSGIQATSEEEEEEVFDSSKESVELYCLHAREKLTNSIRLQWRRLKSHVERLDSQVSLVQTVESKNTDAVLQETHEEEMDRLKLEIQQCKDFIQTQQQLLQQLSSPCDEETASLLNNCYMLQEKERLREEWKTLEEQRKIFERERRNFTEAAIRLSHERKAFEEDRATWLKHQFLNLSPFADSKKTPLLKSKSAFLISAETEAAASLGPEKLIKCHSDTASPTPGCVPLTSPSTADLYHTLCLIPENSSLQPKRNCERVEESSVFCGDFSVQHQQRENSEDHNSHTISQEKNSSI, from the exons ATGCCAGAGTCTTCCCTGG tCAAGGACGTTCGCAGTAGCTCTGTTGAATGTAGAGCATCCCCCTTGAGACAGTTTAGCCAatcatcactgctgctgcacAGGAACTCCTACATGCTCGGTAACTTCTGCACAGAGCACAATGCGCAAGAATGTCTATCACACATCAATCAG GAAATGTCATCTCTTGGGCTTCCACCAGTTTGGACAGAGTTGGGCGAAAGCACAGGGCTGAATATTGTGGCTGTGCTAAATTGCATGTACGACCTGATTCAGCTGCACCACAGGAGCCTCAGAACACTGGAAAACATGGAAGTGGAGCAGCTTAAGTCTAGCAGCAGTATTGACCACCTGCAGCTCACCATCACTCGTCTAAAG gagcAGCTTGAACTCTCTAAAAGAGAAAACACGGGACTTCTTGAGAGAGAACGCCAGCTACAGCTGAAAGTGAAAAGTTTGCAGAATTGTCTGaagaatgaaaaagaagag GTGCAAAAACTTCAGAACGTTATTGCAAGCCGGGCCAGTCAGTACAATCATGAgatgaaaaggaaggaaagagaCTTTAATAAACTGAAGGAACGACTGAATCAACTGCTGGTTgacaaaaaggagaagaaacagG CCATTGATGTATTAAACAACATTGGGAGAGCTGATGGGAAGAGAAGCCTTTGGAAAACTGAAAAGACAGAAGCAAA GCACGAAGGGGAAATGTATAAGACTCTGCTGAGCGACTATGACACTCGACAGAGGGAGCTTGTGCTGGAAAATGCAGAGTTGAGCAAAGTgttgcagcagatgaaaaaAGACATGGTGTCCATTCTGAGTTCAAGAAAACCAGCTCTGAAAGaagacaaacatgaacacagtGGCATACAG GCCAcatcagaggaggaagaggaagaagtgttTGATTCCAGTAAGGAAAGTGTAGAGCTTTATTGCCTTCATGCCCGGGAGAAACTGACCAACAGTATTCGGCTCCAGTGGAGAAGACTTAAGAGCCACGTTGAAAGACTGGACAGCCAAG TATCCTTGGTTCAGACGGTGGAGAGTAAAAACACTGATGCTGTTCTGCAAGAGACTCACGAGGAAGAGATGGACAGACTAAAGCTGGAGATCCAGCAGTGCAAAGACTTCattcaaacacagcagcagctcctaCAG CAGCTCAGCTCTCCATGCGATGAGGAAACTGCATCCCTGCTAAACAATTGCTACATGCTTCAAGAGAAGGAGCGCCTCAGGGAGGAGTGGAAGACCCTCGAGGAGCAAAGGAAAATCTTTGAGCGGGAGAGGAGGAATTTCACAGAAGCTGCCATCAGACTGAGCCATGAg AGGAAGGCCTTCGAGGAGGATCGAGCAACATGGCTCAAGCACCAGTTTTTAAACTTGAGTCCATTTGCAGACTCAAAGAAAACCCCCTTGTTAAAGTCTAAGAGTGCCTTTTTGATAT cagctgaaacagaggCAGCTGCATCACTGGGTCCAGAAAAGCTCATCAAATGCCATTCAGACACAGCCTCCCCCACACCCGGATGTGTCCCGCTCACATCTCCTTCCACAGCTGACCTGTATCACACGCTTTGCCTTATCCCAGAAAACAG CTCTTTGCAACCGAAGAGAAACTGTGAACGTGTGGAGGAATCGAGCGTTTTTTGTGGAGATTTTTCAGTCCAGCACCAACAGCGGGAAAACAGCGAGGACCACAACAGCCACACGATCTCACAGGAGAAGAACAGCTCCATCTGA
- the LOC115779545 gene encoding afadin- and alpha-actinin-binding protein-like isoform X1 — MPESSLVKDVRSSSVECRASPLRQFSQSSLLLHRNSYMLGNFCTEHNAQECLSHINQEMSSLGLPPVWTELGESTGLNIVAVLNCMYDLIQLHHRSLRTLENMEVEQLKSSSSIDHLQLTITRLKEQLELSKRENTGLLERERQLQLKVKSLQNCLKNEKEEVQKLQNVIASRASQYNHEMKRKERDFNKLKERLNQLLVDKKEKKQAIDVLNNIGRADGKRSLWKTEKTEAKHEGEMYKTLLSDYDTRQRELVLENAELSKVLQQMKKDMVSILSSRKPALKEDKHEHSGIQATSEEEEEEVFDSSKESVELYCLHAREKLTNSIRLQWRRLKSHVERLDSQVSLVQTVESKNTDAVLQETHEEEMDRLKLEIQQCKDFIQTQQQLLQQQLSSPCDEETASLLNNCYMLQEKERLREEWKTLEEQRKIFERERRNFTEAAIRLSHERKAFEEDRATWLKHQFLNLSPFADSKKTPLLKSKSAFLISAETEAAASLGPEKLIKCHSDTASPTPGCVPLTSPSTADLYHTLCLIPENSSLQPKRNCERVEESSVFCGDFSVQHQQRENSEDHNSHTISQEKNSSI; from the exons ATGCCAGAGTCTTCCCTGG tCAAGGACGTTCGCAGTAGCTCTGTTGAATGTAGAGCATCCCCCTTGAGACAGTTTAGCCAatcatcactgctgctgcacAGGAACTCCTACATGCTCGGTAACTTCTGCACAGAGCACAATGCGCAAGAATGTCTATCACACATCAATCAG GAAATGTCATCTCTTGGGCTTCCACCAGTTTGGACAGAGTTGGGCGAAAGCACAGGGCTGAATATTGTGGCTGTGCTAAATTGCATGTACGACCTGATTCAGCTGCACCACAGGAGCCTCAGAACACTGGAAAACATGGAAGTGGAGCAGCTTAAGTCTAGCAGCAGTATTGACCACCTGCAGCTCACCATCACTCGTCTAAAG gagcAGCTTGAACTCTCTAAAAGAGAAAACACGGGACTTCTTGAGAGAGAACGCCAGCTACAGCTGAAAGTGAAAAGTTTGCAGAATTGTCTGaagaatgaaaaagaagag GTGCAAAAACTTCAGAACGTTATTGCAAGCCGGGCCAGTCAGTACAATCATGAgatgaaaaggaaggaaagagaCTTTAATAAACTGAAGGAACGACTGAATCAACTGCTGGTTgacaaaaaggagaagaaacagG CCATTGATGTATTAAACAACATTGGGAGAGCTGATGGGAAGAGAAGCCTTTGGAAAACTGAAAAGACAGAAGCAAA GCACGAAGGGGAAATGTATAAGACTCTGCTGAGCGACTATGACACTCGACAGAGGGAGCTTGTGCTGGAAAATGCAGAGTTGAGCAAAGTgttgcagcagatgaaaaaAGACATGGTGTCCATTCTGAGTTCAAGAAAACCAGCTCTGAAAGaagacaaacatgaacacagtGGCATACAG GCCAcatcagaggaggaagaggaagaagtgttTGATTCCAGTAAGGAAAGTGTAGAGCTTTATTGCCTTCATGCCCGGGAGAAACTGACCAACAGTATTCGGCTCCAGTGGAGAAGACTTAAGAGCCACGTTGAAAGACTGGACAGCCAAG TATCCTTGGTTCAGACGGTGGAGAGTAAAAACACTGATGCTGTTCTGCAAGAGACTCACGAGGAAGAGATGGACAGACTAAAGCTGGAGATCCAGCAGTGCAAAGACTTCattcaaacacagcagcagctcctaCAG CAGCAGCTCAGCTCTCCATGCGATGAGGAAACTGCATCCCTGCTAAACAATTGCTACATGCTTCAAGAGAAGGAGCGCCTCAGGGAGGAGTGGAAGACCCTCGAGGAGCAAAGGAAAATCTTTGAGCGGGAGAGGAGGAATTTCACAGAAGCTGCCATCAGACTGAGCCATGAg AGGAAGGCCTTCGAGGAGGATCGAGCAACATGGCTCAAGCACCAGTTTTTAAACTTGAGTCCATTTGCAGACTCAAAGAAAACCCCCTTGTTAAAGTCTAAGAGTGCCTTTTTGATAT cagctgaaacagaggCAGCTGCATCACTGGGTCCAGAAAAGCTCATCAAATGCCATTCAGACACAGCCTCCCCCACACCCGGATGTGTCCCGCTCACATCTCCTTCCACAGCTGACCTGTATCACACGCTTTGCCTTATCCCAGAAAACAG CTCTTTGCAACCGAAGAGAAACTGTGAACGTGTGGAGGAATCGAGCGTTTTTTGTGGAGATTTTTCAGTCCAGCACCAACAGCGGGAAAACAGCGAGGACCACAACAGCCACACGATCTCACAGGAGAAGAACAGCTCCATCTGA